Below is a genomic region from Pseudomonas frederiksbergensis.
GGCAGCGGTTTTGACGAGATTCGTCAGGCCGTGGAACTGATTACCCGGCAAAAGGCCTGTGCGCATTTTGTCTCGCAGCAACTGGCCGAGTACTTCGTTGCCGATCAGCCCCCGCCCGCGCTGGTGGAACGGATGGCCAAAACCTTCCAGAACAGCGATGGTGATATCGCCCAAGTGATGCACACGTTGTTCGAGTCGAAGGAGTTACTGCAAAGCACCGGCACCAAGTTCAAGGACCCGATGCAGTTTGTCGTGTCGGCGGTGCGGCTGGCCTATGACGGGAAACCGCTGGCCAACGCGAGACCGATGATCAATTGGCTCAACCAGTTGGGGCAACCGGTGTTCGGCCGCGTGACACCAGATGGCTGGCCGCTGGAATCCAGCGGTTGGTCGAGCTCAGGGCAGATGTCCAAACGCTTCGAAATCGCCCGGGCAATCGGGCGCGGAGATAACCGTTTGTTTACCCCGGAAGGCAGCAACCTGCCCGGTCCCGGGTTTCCGATGATCACCACACCCTTGTTCTACGAGGCCATCTCTCCACACCTTTCAGCAGCGACCCTTAGCGCGCTGAACAAGGCCGTGTCGCCTCAGGAATGGAACACCTTTTTGCTCGCCTCACCTGACTTCAATAACCGCTAAGCTGCGAAATGAGGTACCGCCATGAATCGTCGAGAACTGCTGATTGCCGCTGCGGCAGCCGCGACTCTGCCGTCCTTGTCCTTTTCCGCGAAGCTGTTCGCCGCCCCGGTTTCGGCGCCACGCTTTCTGATGGTCTTTCTGCGCGGCGGCTACGACTGCAACAATCTGCTGGTGCCCTACTCCAGCGATTTTTACTACGAGTCGCGTCCGACTCTCGCCATTGCCCGCCCGGAATCGCATAACCCCAACAGCGCCATTGCACTGGACAGCCATTGGGGTCTGAACCCGGTTTTACGTGATTCGATCTACCCGTTGTGGCAACGCAAACAGATCGCCTTCGTGCCATTCGCCGGGACCGATGACTTGTCCCGCAGTCACTTCGAGACTCAGGACAACATCGAGTCTGGCGAACCGACCCAACAGCGCAACCGTTACCACTCGGGCTTTCTTGCACGCTTGTCGCGTCAGGTGCCGAACAGTGCGCCCATTGCCTTCACCGATGCCTTGCCCCTGAGTTTTCAGGGCGGCAACGCCATCCCCAACCTCTCGATGCGCGGCGCCTCGAAACCGGCCTTTGATGCCCGGCAGTCGGAGATTCTCTCGTCGATGTACAAAAACACACCCTACGCTGCCTCCGCAGCCGATGGCCTTGAACTGCGCCAGCAGGTGTCAAAGGATCTGCAAGAAGAGATGGTCAAGGCCAATCGTGGTGCGCCAAATGCGCAGAATTTCGCTGCCCAGACCCGGCGTATGGCAACGCTGATGCGCGACCAGTACCGACTGGGTTTCGTCGATGTCGGCGGCTGGGATACCCACGTCAATCAGGGCAGCACCAGCGGCCAACTGGCCAACAACCTGGCGAACCTCGGCGAAGGTCTGGTCGCCTATGCCCAGGCGCTGGGTGATGAATGGAATAACACCACTGTGGTAGTGGTCTCGGAGTTCGGCCGCACCTTTCGTGAAAACGGCGCCAGGGGCACCGATCACGGGCATGGCACGGTGTATTGGGTACTGGGCGGTAACGTTCGCGGCGGGCGCATCGTTGGCGAACAGGTAGCGGTCAACCCGCAAAGTCTGCTGCAAAATCGCGATTACCCGGTGCTCAACAATTACCGGAACCTGCTCGGTGGATTGCTTGGCCGGACGTGGGGTTTGTCCGCTTCGCAGTTGCAGAGCGTATTTCCCGGTGCACGTCCGGATGCATTGCAGTTGCTGTGATAGGCGTAAGAAACATGCATCACTACACGTAGGAAATTTCATCTAACAATTCCTCCGGCAACTCTCACACAGACCTCGGTTATAAACATGGGCAATCGCTTCAAGACGTAACGGAGCACCGTCTACTACAAGAGAGTGACTACTGTGCTGAAAAACTCCGGATCGAATGCGGGCAAAGGCCCCATGCCCATCGTGCCGTCTCCTGCAACACCCAACACGCCGCCTGCGGGTCAAAAACCCAGGAACAGCAATGTCTTTCCCCCGATCG
It encodes:
- a CDS encoding DUF1501 domain-containing protein, whose amino-acid sequence is MNRRELLIAAAAAATLPSLSFSAKLFAAPVSAPRFLMVFLRGGYDCNNLLVPYSSDFYYESRPTLAIARPESHNPNSAIALDSHWGLNPVLRDSIYPLWQRKQIAFVPFAGTDDLSRSHFETQDNIESGEPTQQRNRYHSGFLARLSRQVPNSAPIAFTDALPLSFQGGNAIPNLSMRGASKPAFDARQSEILSSMYKNTPYAASAADGLELRQQVSKDLQEEMVKANRGAPNAQNFAAQTRRMATLMRDQYRLGFVDVGGWDTHVNQGSTSGQLANNLANLGEGLVAYAQALGDEWNNTTVVVVSEFGRTFRENGARGTDHGHGTVYWVLGGNVRGGRIVGEQVAVNPQSLLQNRDYPVLNNYRNLLGGLLGRTWGLSASQLQSVFPGARPDALQLL